From a region of the Halanaerobium hydrogeniformans genome:
- the hisS gene encoding histidine--tRNA ligase — protein sequence MKFNAPRGTNDILPPEIKKWQYIEDLTHKLFTNYNYQEIRTPIFEYTELFQRGIGEVTDIVEKEMYTFEDKSGRSITLRPEGTASVIRSFLENKIYGQAQPTKYYYIGPMFRYERPQSGRFRQFHQLGVEAIASDDPALDAEIISLGIRLMEELGLEDFELHLNSVGCKSCRPKYVKKLKSFLIENKEDLCDKCRERIERNPLRVLDCKNQSCQSVIKGAPKITEHLCPECDEHFSEVQSFLDILNIEYNINPLLVRGLDYYTNTAFEIKDNALGAQNTVFGGGRYNGLAEEIGNRDIPGIGFALGIERLLLSLDAKGIEVAEEAGIDLYITVIGKKAKREAFRLLDILRNEDFKTEIDYLDRSVGSQMKSADRMNAEYTIIIGEDELENNSATIRNMKSGNEEEIKLSNLLEVMKQLVDKEEI from the coding sequence ATGAAATTTAATGCTCCAAGAGGTACAAATGACATACTTCCACCAGAAATAAAGAAGTGGCAGTACATAGAAGATTTAACTCATAAGCTTTTTACAAATTATAATTATCAAGAGATTAGAACTCCGATCTTTGAATATACAGAATTATTTCAGCGAGGTATAGGTGAAGTTACAGATATTGTTGAAAAAGAAATGTATACTTTTGAAGACAAGTCTGGTAGAAGTATAACTTTAAGGCCGGAAGGAACTGCTTCAGTAATTCGTTCTTTTTTAGAAAATAAAATTTATGGTCAAGCACAACCAACTAAATATTATTATATTGGACCTATGTTTCGTTATGAAAGACCTCAATCAGGAAGGTTTAGGCAGTTCCATCAATTAGGAGTTGAAGCAATTGCCTCAGATGATCCTGCTTTAGATGCAGAGATAATATCTCTGGGTATTCGCTTAATGGAGGAGCTGGGCTTAGAAGATTTCGAACTTCATTTAAATAGTGTTGGCTGTAAGAGCTGTCGACCTAAATATGTGAAAAAACTAAAATCTTTTTTAATCGAAAACAAAGAGGATCTTTGTGATAAATGTCGAGAAAGAATTGAAAGAAATCCTTTAAGAGTTCTGGACTGTAAAAATCAGAGCTGTCAGTCTGTAATTAAAGGTGCTCCTAAAATTACTGAGCATTTATGTCCTGAATGTGATGAGCATTTTTCTGAAGTTCAGTCATTTTTGGATATCTTGAATATTGAATATAATATTAATCCATTATTAGTTAGAGGTTTGGATTATTATACAAATACAGCTTTTGAAATCAAAGACAATGCTCTTGGTGCTCAAAATACTGTTTTTGGTGGTGGGCGTTATAATGGATTGGCTGAAGAGATTGGAAATCGTGATATACCAGGTATTGGTTTTGCACTTGGTATAGAAAGACTTCTATTATCTCTGGATGCTAAAGGTATCGAGGTAGCTGAAGAAGCCGGCATTGACCTCTACATTACAGTAATTGGGAAAAAAGCTAAACGAGAAGCTTTTAGACTCCTTGATATTTTAAGGAATGAAGATTTTAAAACTGAAATTGATTATTTAGATAGAAGTGTAGGTTCACAGATGAAATCTGCTGATCGTATGAATGCTGAATATACAATTATTATTGGTGAAGATGAGCTTGAAAATAATTCTGCTACAATCAGAAACATGAAGAGTGGAAATGAAGAAGAAATAAAACTATCGAATTTATTGGAAGTAATGAAGCAGCTAGTAGATAAGGAGGAAATTTAA
- the aspS gene encoding aspartate--tRNA ligase has product MGETIKDFKRTHLCGEISKKNESQEIIIMGWVQKRRDHGGVIFADIRDRSGIIQVVFNPDIGEESFSKADQLRSEYVVAVKGEVELRPEGNINPDIYTGEIEIKCQELRILDKAKTPPIQVEDDIDAGEDIRLKYRYLDLRRPKMTQIVGLRHKITKATRDYLDQNGFWEIETPILTKSTPEGARDYLVPSRVNPGQFFALPQSPQIFKQLLMVSGMERYFQIARCFRDEDLRANRQPEFTQIDMEMSFVNREDVFEITNGLMKKIFAEVDIDVPDKIKKMSYQEAMERFGTDKPDLRFGMELKDLSPIVENSNFNIFSGTVKSGGQVKGINYKGGADSSRSIIDNFEEHVKLFKAKGLAWIALRDGELKSPIAKFLSKEELDNILTKMNAEEGDLLLIVADKASIVANALSNLRLKIAKDFDLIPSEVYKFVWIIDFPLFEYDEEEDCFQSKHHPFAAPVDEDIDKLEKDPASVRADAYDLVLNGEELGGGSIRINNRPLQQKVFSVLSMSEKEQQEKFGFLLEAFDYGTPPHGGIAFGMDRLMMITARTDSIRDVIAFPKTQRATSLLTNAPSKVSKKQLKELGLSLRS; this is encoded by the coding sequence ATGGGCGAGACAATAAAGGACTTTAAGAGGACCCACCTGTGTGGAGAAATTTCTAAAAAAAATGAAAGCCAGGAAATAATAATTATGGGTTGGGTTCAAAAAAGGCGAGATCATGGTGGAGTGATTTTTGCTGATATAAGAGATAGATCAGGTATTATTCAGGTAGTATTTAATCCAGATATCGGTGAAGAATCTTTTTCAAAAGCTGATCAATTACGGTCAGAATATGTGGTCGCTGTTAAAGGTGAAGTAGAACTTAGACCTGAAGGTAACATTAATCCAGATATTTATACTGGTGAAATTGAAATTAAATGTCAAGAGCTAAGAATACTTGATAAAGCTAAAACACCACCTATTCAGGTTGAAGATGATATTGATGCCGGAGAAGATATAAGATTAAAGTATAGGTATTTAGATTTAAGAAGACCTAAAATGACTCAAATTGTGGGTTTAAGACACAAAATAACAAAAGCGACAAGAGATTATCTTGATCAAAATGGTTTTTGGGAAATTGAAACACCTATTTTAACTAAAAGTACTCCTGAAGGAGCAAGAGATTATCTTGTTCCAAGTAGAGTAAATCCTGGTCAATTTTTTGCTTTACCACAATCACCACAAATTTTTAAACAGTTATTAATGGTTTCAGGTATGGAAAGATATTTTCAAATAGCTCGCTGTTTTAGAGATGAAGATTTAAGGGCAAATAGGCAGCCAGAATTTACCCAGATTGATATGGAAATGTCTTTTGTAAATAGAGAAGATGTGTTTGAGATAACTAATGGTTTAATGAAAAAAATATTTGCTGAAGTTGATATTGATGTGCCTGACAAAATCAAAAAAATGTCTTATCAGGAAGCTATGGAAAGGTTTGGAACTGATAAACCAGACTTGCGATTTGGAATGGAATTAAAAGATCTTTCCCCAATCGTCGAAAATAGTAATTTTAATATATTTAGTGGTACAGTAAAATCTGGAGGTCAGGTCAAAGGTATCAATTATAAAGGAGGAGCAGATTCTTCTAGGAGTATAATTGATAATTTTGAAGAACATGTCAAACTTTTTAAGGCAAAAGGTCTGGCCTGGATTGCCCTTCGTGATGGTGAATTGAAATCTCCGATTGCTAAATTCTTATCTAAGGAAGAGCTTGATAATATTTTAACTAAAATGAATGCTGAAGAGGGAGATTTATTGTTAATAGTTGCTGATAAAGCTTCTATTGTTGCAAATGCTTTATCTAATCTGCGTTTGAAAATAGCTAAAGACTTCGATTTAATCCCTTCTGAAGTATATAAATTTGTTTGGATTATTGATTTTCCTTTATTTGAATATGATGAAGAAGAAGATTGTTTTCAATCTAAACATCATCCTTTTGCAGCACCAGTTGATGAGGATATTGATAAATTAGAAAAAGATCCCGCTTCAGTTAGAGCTGATGCTTATGATCTTGTTTTAAATGGTGAAGAACTTGGTGGTGGAAGTATCAGGATTAATAATCGGCCTTTACAGCAAAAAGTCTTTTCAGTGCTTTCTATGAGCGAGAAAGAACAGCAAGAAAAATTCGGCTTTTTACTAGAAGCATTTGATTATGGGACACCACCACATGGTGGAATTGCTTTTGGAATGGATCGCCTGATGATGATAACTGCCAGAACTGATTCTATTAGGGATGTAATTGCTTTTCCAAAAACCCAGAGAGCAACTTCTCTTTTAACAAATGCACCATCGAAAGTTTCAAAAAAACAGCTTAAAGAATTAGGGCTTTCTCTACGTTCTTAA
- the dtd gene encoding D-aminoacyl-tRNA deacylase, giving the protein MRAVVQRVKKSTVEVDGKITGEIGPGLLVFIGIAKDDKQEDADYLLDKIINLRIFEDDEQKLNNSALDLSKDIMLVSQFTLYGDCRKGRRPSFFSAAPPNEAEKLYDYMVQEAKKSSLDIATGEFQAMMDVSLINDGPVTMLIDSKKNF; this is encoded by the coding sequence ATGAGAGCTGTAGTTCAACGAGTAAAAAAATCAACAGTAGAAGTTGATGGTAAAATAACCGGGGAAATCGGCCCCGGTTTATTGGTGTTTATAGGGATTGCTAAAGATGATAAACAAGAAGATGCAGACTATTTGTTGGATAAAATAATAAATTTAAGGATTTTTGAAGATGATGAACAAAAGCTTAATAATTCAGCGCTTGATTTATCCAAAGATATAATGCTGGTTTCCCAGTTTACTCTTTATGGAGACTGTCGAAAGGGAAGAAGACCCAGCTTTTTTTCTGCTGCCCCACCGAATGAGGCTGAAAAATTATATGATTATATGGTACAAGAAGCTAAGAAAAGCAGTTTGGATATTGCAACAGGTGAATTTCAAGCAATGATGGATGTTAGTTTAATTAATGATGGGCCGGTAACAATGTTAATAGACAGTAAGAAAAACTTTTAA
- a CDS encoding SurA N-terminal domain-containing protein, whose amino-acid sequence MFSTLRNNSRIVVYIVVVAFVVTGAFMGYGAYFDGGGGGGGTQPPTSENPGVIAEVNNHEISEEEFFSVLQQQAPQRALSSSEIISFRYEILDSIIERHLILEKADDINVEVEVAEAEVEENYNALLEENEITEEELVENLSEQGFTLGDLKDDIRRNLERSKRLTQTIDEAIGEIEVSEAEIEELYLERYPEEETALADVEAELEDEIREGKRNEAVIDWLEGLKSEAEIVINEPVLSAYHEYQTENYEEAVEQFSSFIELESNPVFYNYLALSHSALGNYEAAEEIFSEAITEFPNDNDIGFNYAQLLVEQNKEAEAIEILNDISDRAGNDFMTRYQLFIMFSQLGAEEEANNELETIQGLSEEMEEEEDMPALEEDILEEEMEDIEIEDTEEDISVEDPIN is encoded by the coding sequence TTGTTTAGTACTTTAAGAAATAATAGTAGAATTGTTGTATATATAGTTGTTGTTGCATTCGTAGTAACTGGTGCTTTTATGGGTTATGGCGCTTACTTTGATGGAGGTGGTGGAGGAGGAGGTACTCAGCCACCAACAAGTGAAAATCCAGGTGTTATTGCTGAAGTTAATAATCATGAAATATCAGAAGAAGAATTTTTTTCAGTTTTACAACAGCAGGCTCCTCAAAGAGCTTTGAGTAGCTCAGAGATAATTAGTTTTCGCTATGAGATTCTTGATTCAATTATAGAAAGACATTTAATTTTAGAAAAAGCTGATGATATTAATGTTGAAGTAGAAGTTGCAGAAGCAGAAGTTGAAGAAAATTACAATGCTCTTTTAGAGGAAAATGAAATAACTGAAGAAGAGTTGGTTGAAAACCTGTCTGAACAGGGTTTTACCTTAGGTGATCTGAAAGATGATATTAGAAGAAATCTAGAACGCTCAAAAAGATTGACTCAGACTATAGATGAAGCTATAGGGGAGATTGAGGTTTCTGAAGCGGAAATAGAAGAACTTTATTTAGAGCGTTATCCAGAAGAAGAGACAGCTCTAGCTGATGTTGAAGCAGAGCTAGAAGATGAAATAAGGGAAGGTAAAAGAAATGAAGCTGTTATAGATTGGTTAGAAGGACTTAAATCAGAGGCAGAGATTGTAATTAACGAACCAGTTTTAAGTGCTTATCATGAATATCAAACTGAAAATTATGAAGAAGCAGTAGAACAATTTTCTTCCTTTATTGAGTTAGAAAGCAACCCAGTTTTTTATAATTATTTAGCTTTATCACACTCAGCGCTAGGTAATTATGAGGCTGCTGAAGAAATTTTCTCAGAAGCTATCACAGAATTTCCTAATGATAATGATATCGGTTTTAATTATGCCCAGCTTTTAGTTGAACAGAATAAAGAAGCTGAAGCTATAGAAATATTAAATGATATTTCTGATAGAGCAGGAAATGATTTTATGACCCGATATCAGTTATTTATTATGTTTAGTCAATTAGGTGCAGAAGAAGAAGCAAATAATGAATTAGAAACAATTCAAGGTTTAAGTGAGGAAATGGAAGAAGAGGAAGATATGCCAGCTCTAGAAGAAGATATTTTAGAAGAAGAAATGGAAGATATTGAAATAGAAGATACAGAAGAAGATATTTCAGTAGAAGATCCAATTAATTAA
- a CDS encoding adenine phosphoribosyltransferase, giving the protein MNLKDKIRNIPDFPKKGILFKDITPLLKDSEALKEAIVKLADFFRDYEIDYVVGIEARGFLIGTPLALELDKGFIPIRKPGKLPHEVLKKEYELEYGKNVLEIHKDAISDGDKILIIDDLLATGGTTYAANKMVEELGGEVVACGFLLELDALNGREILKDYEVRSLLID; this is encoded by the coding sequence ATGAATCTTAAAGACAAAATAAGAAATATACCTGATTTCCCCAAAAAGGGAATTTTGTTTAAAGACATAACCCCACTTTTAAAAGATAGTGAAGCCTTAAAAGAAGCTATTGTTAAATTAGCTGATTTTTTTAGGGATTACGAAATTGATTATGTGGTTGGCATAGAGGCCAGAGGATTTTTAATTGGAACTCCACTTGCTTTAGAACTAGATAAAGGTTTTATTCCAATTAGAAAACCTGGGAAATTACCACATGAGGTTTTAAAAAAGGAATATGAATTAGAATATGGTAAAAACGTTTTAGAAATACATAAAGATGCAATTAGTGATGGAGATAAAATTTTAATAATTGATGATCTTTTAGCTACTGGTGGTACTACATATGCTGCAAATAAGATGGTAGAAGAGCTTGGGGGAGAAGTAGTAGCATGTGGGTTTTTATTAGAACTTGATGCCCTTAATGGCAGAGAAATATTAAAAGATTATGAGGTTCGATCATTATTAATTGACTGA
- a CDS encoding 5-formyltetrahydrofolate cyclo-ligase translates to MLTKDKLRKYHLDKRSKITFEKINKWSKKICDKFLSLDELNNVQKIMSYISMRKEVNTYPLLESLIEKGFKVYAPYTIKKEGTLGAAQIDDLDLDLQDGVFGVQEPKRELRNKAVPDDLDIIIVPGAVYTKDGYRIGYGGGYYDKFLAEHGQNALKVAFCYDYFIIDDFPVEDHDIAVDLIITENQIIKI, encoded by the coding sequence TTGCTCACTAAAGATAAATTAAGAAAATATCATTTAGATAAGAGAAGCAAAATTACTTTTGAGAAAATTAATAAATGGAGCAAAAAGATTTGTGATAAATTTTTGAGTTTAGATGAATTAAATAATGTTCAAAAAATAATGTCATATATATCAATGCGTAAAGAAGTGAACACTTATCCTCTACTTGAATCATTAATTGAAAAAGGTTTTAAAGTTTATGCCCCTTATACAATAAAAAAAGAGGGTACCCTGGGTGCTGCTCAAATCGATGATTTAGATTTAGACCTTCAAGATGGAGTTTTTGGTGTTCAAGAACCTAAAAGAGAATTAAGGAACAAAGCGGTTCCAGATGATCTGGATATAATAATTGTACCTGGTGCAGTATATACTAAAGATGGTTATAGAATTGGTTATGGTGGAGGATATTATGATAAATTTTTAGCTGAGCATGGTCAAAATGCTTTAAAAGTTGCTTTTTGCTATGATTATTTTATTATTGATGATTTTCCAGTTGAAGACCATGACATAGCTGTTGATTTAATAATTACTGAAAATCAGATAATTAAGATTTGA
- a CDS encoding RelA/SpoT family protein, producing the protein MKLEKLLDKIKSYMDEPDLDLVIKAYNYAKKAHEGQYRVSGEPFVDHPLGVAMILADLELDIISIVASMMHDVVEDTEITSEDIRKEFGDEVAHIVEGVTKLTRMQFKTKEDQQAESLRKMFVAMAEDIRVVLIKLADRLHNMRTLNYLKKEKRKEKSRETLEIYAPLAHRLGMSKLKWELEDLCFRYLKPDMYYEVSHKVQTNREQREKSIQEAIEKLKETLEKHDIESEIYGRPKHLFSIYNKMKRKEVEFDEIYDLTAVRVLVENVKECYEVLGIIHEIWKPMPGRFKDYIAMPKSNMYQSLHTTVIAPSGDPLEVQIRTYDMHKTAEYGIAAHWRYKEGKVGDEKFEEKLSWLRRLLEWQKDLQEPQEFMETLKIDLFEDEVFVFTPQGDVVSLPKGGTPVDFAYYIHTEVGHRCVGAKVNGKIVPLEYKLENSDIVEILTSKKSSGPTRDWLNFVKTSRARSKIKHWFKKQRKDEIIEKGRNIINEQLKKHHIEITEKQKEKELKEIAKELGRKDVDDLMEELGYSNISPKQVINKFSGYHPEKEIEKKHLPRKKKKSSVDKGVSVKGMENMLVRMARCCNPVPGDEITGYITRGRGVSVHRTDCKNLKGLQESEPERIIEVSWERGRTESYQVDLRIDAVDKSALLNDITHIIKEEKLNLLSVMARTNDNSKAIINLSLELSSTEHMYDIMKKIETISGVLNVSRSNPA; encoded by the coding sequence ATGAAGCTGGAAAAATTATTAGATAAAATAAAAAGTTATATGGATGAACCTGATCTTGATTTAGTTATTAAAGCATATAATTATGCCAAAAAAGCTCATGAAGGTCAGTACAGGGTATCTGGTGAACCTTTTGTGGATCATCCACTTGGTGTTGCCATGATCTTAGCTGATTTAGAACTTGATATTATTTCTATTGTAGCTTCGATGATGCATGATGTTGTAGAGGATACAGAAATAACAAGTGAGGATATCAGAAAAGAATTTGGTGATGAAGTAGCTCATATTGTTGAAGGTGTTACTAAACTTACAAGAATGCAGTTTAAAACAAAAGAAGATCAGCAAGCGGAAAGTTTAAGAAAAATGTTTGTTGCTATGGCTGAAGATATTAGAGTTGTTTTGATAAAATTGGCTGACAGGCTTCATAATATGAGGACTTTAAATTATCTAAAAAAAGAGAAAAGGAAGGAAAAGTCCCGAGAAACACTAGAAATATATGCACCTTTAGCTCATAGATTAGGGATGTCAAAATTAAAGTGGGAATTGGAAGATTTATGTTTTCGTTATCTAAAACCTGATATGTATTATGAGGTTTCTCATAAAGTTCAGACTAATCGTGAACAAAGAGAAAAAAGTATTCAAGAAGCGATAGAAAAATTAAAAGAAACTTTAGAAAAACATGATATAGAATCAGAAATTTATGGTAGACCAAAACATTTATTCAGTATATATAATAAAATGAAACGCAAAGAGGTAGAATTTGATGAAATATATGATCTGACAGCTGTTAGAGTTTTAGTGGAAAATGTTAAGGAGTGCTATGAAGTTTTAGGGATTATACATGAGATCTGGAAACCTATGCCGGGTAGATTTAAAGATTATATTGCAATGCCTAAGTCAAATATGTATCAGTCACTTCATACTACGGTAATTGCTCCCAGTGGTGATCCGCTTGAAGTACAAATTAGAACCTATGATATGCATAAAACTGCAGAATATGGTATTGCTGCTCACTGGAGATACAAAGAAGGAAAAGTTGGAGATGAGAAATTTGAGGAAAAACTTTCCTGGCTGAGAAGACTTTTAGAATGGCAGAAAGATTTACAGGAACCACAAGAATTTATGGAAACATTAAAAATCGACCTTTTTGAGGATGAAGTTTTTGTTTTTACTCCACAGGGTGATGTTGTATCACTACCTAAGGGTGGTACTCCAGTAGATTTTGCTTATTACATTCATACAGAAGTAGGCCATCGCTGTGTTGGGGCAAAAGTTAATGGTAAGATAGTTCCACTTGAATATAAACTGGAAAACAGTGACATTGTTGAAATTTTGACTTCTAAAAAAAGTAGTGGACCAACTAGAGATTGGCTTAATTTTGTTAAAACCTCACGAGCTAGGAGCAAAATAAAACACTGGTTTAAAAAGCAGCGTAAAGACGAGATAATAGAAAAAGGTAGAAACATTATTAATGAACAGTTAAAAAAACATCACATTGAGATCACAGAAAAACAAAAAGAAAAAGAGCTAAAAGAAATAGCAAAAGAATTAGGGCGAAAAGATGTAGATGATTTAATGGAAGAATTAGGATATAGCAATATAAGCCCTAAACAGGTTATCAATAAATTTAGTGGTTATCACCCTGAAAAAGAAATTGAAAAAAAACATCTACCACGCAAAAAGAAAAAATCGTCTGTAGATAAGGGTGTTTCAGTTAAGGGCATGGAAAATATGTTAGTAAGGATGGCAAGGTGCTGTAATCCGGTTCCGGGTGATGAAATTACTGGTTATATTACCAGGGGAAGAGGAGTTTCAGTTCACCGTACTGACTGTAAGAATCTAAAAGGCCTTCAAGAAAGTGAGCCAGAAAGAATAATTGAAGTTAGTTGGGAAAGAGGTAGAACTGAATCATATCAAGTTGATCTTAGAATTGATGCGGTTGATAAAAGTGCTCTTCTCAATGATATTACTCATATTATAAAAGAAGAAAAATTAAATCTTTTATCTGTTATGGCACGGACCAATGATAACAGTAAAGCCATTATTAATCTTTCTTTGGAATTGAGTTCAACTGAGCATATGTATGATATAATGAAAAAAATAGAAACTATATCTGGAGTATTAAATGTTAGCAGGTCAAATCCTGCATAA
- a CDS encoding MBL fold metallo-hydrolase, which translates to MQIKHFTVGQFLTRCYIITENNNALIIDPGGDGEKIYQHLEDNHLNLKIIVNTHAHFDHIGANEFLQEKTKAKIYIHQNEADKLVSAEKNLSGYFTKDEIISPPADKLLKEGDIIDFESMKFEVIHTPGHSSGGIALYLEQENIVFVGDTIFSNGIGRTDINDSDFELLKETIENKILNLPDKTEFCPGHGSRGYIKDFKKNVWPKMI; encoded by the coding sequence TTGCAAATCAAGCACTTTACTGTGGGACAATTCTTAACTCGCTGTTATATAATAACTGAAAATAACAATGCTTTGATTATCGACCCGGGCGGGGATGGAGAAAAAATTTATCAGCATCTTGAAGATAATCACTTAAATTTAAAAATTATTGTAAATACTCACGCTCACTTTGATCATATAGGAGCTAATGAATTTTTACAGGAAAAAACCAAGGCTAAGATTTATATTCATCAAAATGAAGCTGATAAATTAGTCTCAGCAGAAAAAAATCTTTCTGGTTATTTTACTAAAGATGAAATTATTTCACCTCCTGCAGATAAACTTTTAAAAGAGGGAGATATAATTGATTTTGAATCTATGAAATTTGAAGTTATTCATACTCCTGGTCACAGTAGTGGAGGAATAGCTCTTTATCTTGAACAAGAAAACATTGTTTTTGTTGGAGATACTATTTTTAGTAATGGTATTGGTAGAACTGATATTAACGACAGCGACTTTGAACTTCTTAAAGAAACTATAGAAAATAAAATATTAAATCTACCAGATAAAACAGAATTTTGTCCTGGACATGGTTCAAGAGGATATATAAAAGATTTCAAGAAAAATGTTTGGCCCAAGATGATTTAA